The Lolium rigidum isolate FL_2022 chromosome 2, APGP_CSIRO_Lrig_0.1, whole genome shotgun sequence genomic interval TTTTTAGTTCAAATTCTAGTCACTTTTGTATAAACTACTCtaaatttgtttgaatttttttaaaatgtttttatATTTCAATTTTTTGGCGTCGGTGGGAAACAACATCCCCAAATGAAGAATAAATGGAGAATTTTGTAGGCGCCGCCCCACGGCCGCAGCCCGCGCAGTGGCACCTCTGTGAAAAGGACGGACCACTGCGAACACCACGGCAACGCCATCCCCTGCACAGGAGTTCTTCTTCTACAATTGCATACGGGATTACAACTTTTCGTCGAAACAATTTACATTCACACCTAGTTACAAAATAAACCAAATAAACTAATTCATctcacatttttcatttttttcgatGTTACAAAATAAACCAAATTTTCGTCGAAACTATTTACATTCACACCTAGTTACGAGCTAACATTTTCATTACTTATTGTGTTCACAGGAGTGGACACACACAATGTTCTTCGTCAACTGTAACGGAACCCAGGCACCTTACTTACATTTGCTAAGGAATCCAAACTATTTCAAACCTAAATCATTCCCTCACATCCCCACAGATTCGATGCGGATTGTCCTAACATTTCAGAACATGGTCCACACAACTACACAATTATTCAGAACCCGGCGTTTGTTGATTGTCCTGCCGAGTTGATTCCGCGGAATCAGCGGCCAATGGTACCTCCAGGCCAGCCATGCAGCTCCATTGCCCACACCATTCCTGTCCACCAGGTTCCCAAGCAAGGCCACACCTGCCACCACCGGACCAGCGTTGCTGCTGACCGAGTCCTCCCCTTGCAGATTCAGCACTGTTGCCTCAGCTGGATAAGGCGCATAGATAGGCATATTGCGGTTCTGTTGCACAATCAGTAAATTAGCCTCCCCCATGATTCATACCTTTCCCTAAAAATAGATAAGCATATTGCGGTTCCCCCTGGATCATTTTGGAAACGCCAGAATGCTGTCTCACCGCACGTCTTTGTCAGCACATGGCTGTGATTCACCCGATGTTCAGCGATATACCAACCGTTGTCTGCAGATCTCAACAGCCGAATCATCGCAGGGCATTCACAACGACAAGACCTAGTATTTTCGCCTGTTGGCTTCCCCTATAGCAGGATACAAATAGTCAAATGTACATCACGGATTTTTCTAATAGAGAAAAAAACAAGCATCAAATTCACAGTGGTCGATATATATACTCACCGAGCACCCACAGACTATATCCTGTATGCATTTCGTCTTCTCCAAATTATTTAACCGGCTCTTTCCGTACATGATCCCATATCCATGTTCCCAGGAATAAAGATTGTAGAAATCTTATGCCTCGCCTATCGAGTCAAAAGTTGTACCCAGGCAGGGATCAATGACTTTTCTACGAAACATCTGACCGATTTCTCCAATGCGCTTTGCCGCTGAGTTTTATCTGGTGGTGCACGCCCGACACAGACCTGCAAAACACAGTTCTTTCCTTAGACAACATAGTTTCCAACTGCTGTCCGCCAGCTTACGAGCTATCACACGCAAGCCAAGTCATACCACAAACTATCCACTTACTGAATAAAACACAAGCAGAGACAGAGAGTAACATGAGCAAAAAACGCGCATCTTCTCTCATGTTTTGTTATTACAAAGTTTTTTGGCCATCAGGCGTTTCACAAATCACACCAAAAAAAAGATAACTAAAAATCCAAGCTGCTCTCAGGTGATTACCAAGACACATTGAAAGGTTTATTCTCTTAACGCTCACTGAAATGCAAAACCAACAACCAGTTGTTGTGTTCtgatgcggtacacgccacccttTAATTCAGAAAACTATACGAGTCCCAGTTATCAAGTGCCATGCAACTGGAACTGCTACGAAGCGCCATGTGCTACTGGTGCGGTAGCGGTACACGCTGCCGTTTAATTCAGAAAATAAGCGGGGTTCAGTTAACTAAACGTAGTTCAACAAACTGCCAAAACGAATTCTCGCACACGATCATTATCAgggaggaagaacttcaactgaaTTTACAAAATGCTTACCTCTTCGTCCAGCCAGGCGACTGAGGATTGCCCTGTCCGGTTGACTCCGCGGAATCTGCAGGCACAGGGCCATCCGCGCCATCCAGTCCGCTTGCAAGATCGCCCACACTCGTCCCCTCCACGAGGTCCCCCAGCACGGTcacacccgccgccgccgggcctgCGTTGCTACTGACGCAATCCCTGCCTTGCAAACTCCCCAGTGCTGCCTCAGCCGGGGACGCATCGTATACGGGCAGGCTGCGATTTGGTTCCGATTTTTTTTTATTAGAATCAATCTACGATTCACACACCACGCACCCCACCCcgccaaacaaaacaaaaaaccgcGCACCTGCTAACCGGATCCAGTGGGAAATCCATGGCTGCGCAGTCCGTCTCTCTCCCGGCGGCGAACAAGAAGAAGGGAAGCCCACTCGTGAATCTGCACCCGGCCGCCGTCGAGAGGATGGACACAGGAGGAGGGGAGGCGAGAGGAGCACGCGGCCTCTCTCCTGGTCAAAATCGTCCCGGCCGCCGCACGCGAAGAAGAGCAGCAGGAGAAGGGAAATTTCATTTATTCGGGGTCTACCCGAATCCTGGACCACGGTCCTCCAACACATGATTAACATGTCCCACTGGTCCAGCTCGGCAGCGCCGTCACGCGGCGAGCCACCGAGAGCCGGCGCGGGCACACGTCCGTCCGTATCCGCAGACCCACCGCCATTATTGCCTACCGTATTTGTTCTGTACCACGATTTTTCGCACGCCGTATCTGCACATGGAACTCTGCTGACACGAATCCCCACATGCAAATAAGCGGTGCAGATAAGGAGATCATCtgaacccatgttccaaaacgccTCTCCCTAGTTACATACTAAACTTGTAAAATAACTAAAATACTAGAAAatctgaaaaatagaaaaaacagTGAGTGGAAAATAATTAGGATTTTTTTGGATAAAACATGGCACCGGTAGCGGGTTCTACTGCGGCAGCCTTTTGAAGCATTTTCATGCCGCGGCAGACTCTgtaacgaaccggtgctaaagatcctCCCGCCCGGGCGCTCGGCAGCCACATggtacccctttagcaccggttcacaatacaaccggtgctaaagggggggcgggggggctttagtgccaaTTGTGTTGCACCGGTTGGACAACCTGTGAAAAaggcttacgaaccggtgctaatgccccattttctactagtgccagTATGGCGAGATGTTCGGACTATCTGTTAACCTTGGACGATAAGTTATTTGTGCATGCCTACCATACACAAGAAGCGCCGCATGGAGTTTTTTTTTCCACAAAGGGATTTTTTTGGGAATAATTAATCCTAGGTTAATTCATGAAAGAATACAACTCACACATTTAGCATTTATTGCAAACAAGAAAATACCATGTACATTAAATCTTGTTCTTGGTGGATACAGAGGCTGGGTTATGCCCTCAATTTGGAAACAATATCTTGATCTTAGCAGTACGTCTCCTTCCCTCTGTTAACCGTAGTTCACAGTAGAgttacgtcacgtcacgtcaccacGGCTGTCCTAACCTTCGGCCATGCCACGTCACCATGGATGTGGAGCATGTTGGTGACCCATCTGTTAATGACCTTGTACAGATCGAGGAATTGCCGCACGGTGTCGATGGGTTGTACAAGCCGTATGTCATTTGGGCGATGCTGGTGGCTATGTGGATGATAACAACAAGGGTTGACAGAGACGAGACCGCTGGTTCGACAGATAGCGTACAGACACAATGCTAGTATCCCCAACATCGATTGACGCACTACTGCTCACATGAACATCACGAACCAGCTACCTACCTAGAGCAACACCAGCACCATGAGTGCAAATAAGGCGAATTGTGTCCTCTACCAAGGCAAACAAGATGATGACTGTGGACATAGTACATACAAATATCAGCAAACTATCGGATCATCGGAATTTGGTTGTCTCCAATATCTCACGGCTATTTGAGTATGATAGAAGATTAGTGGTATGCTTTCAACTAGACTTTGGCGCCTTCGCATTATGGCCAATGCAATGATATATATGCTGCACACAACCACTAGCTGGGCTTGACATGCTATTACCATGTGCATAACACTTTTAGTGTGAGCTTAAGAGTGAATTTGTCAATTTATTAGGATGCACCGCCACTTTCAATGCATTTTTCATGTAAAATAGAAGTTCTTCCAATTGTCATGCCCAGCATATGCTGGTGAGAAAAAATGATAAGAAACACATTACTAGGAAACAGCCTATAGCCGCAAACACTATTgtcggcgcaccaaaaaatgTACCCGCCCGTGCTAAATACTACTGGCGCAGCATGTTTAGGTCACGCCGGTGATGACCCAATACTGCTGGTGCAGCAAAAATTTAGCGCGCCAGGATAATGTTTGAACATGCTCGGGCCAGACCAAAAACCATCATATTGGTGTGCCAGGGGCTAAGTAATTTGATTACCACGCCTTTTcagtttttaaaaaataaaacaaattatagaaaattcaaaaataaaatccCTGAGATGCCCATGtgttatgtgatctagttttaagcaaaattaacaaacatgaatttcgtttttttttttgcaaaatagcaTCAATGTTTCGGTAAAATGGCCTTTCTGGTTACATACGACCtctgatgaaaaacttttttatattaaAATGTATCTACGCAAAATTTTACATCCGGCTTAGAGAATTTTAGATTCCTCAAATTCGAAAAGAAAAACAGAGTTTTTTCAGACTTTAGAAAAAgttgcaaaaaataaaaaattacccCGTGGCACCACCATAtctagtgcgccggcggtaacctagcTAGGGTATATATGCCAACACCCACTCGCCTTTTCTCTCTTCTCCCCTCTTAttttcacttctcctcctcctctcttcctcctcacccCTCCCTCGTATCCCTCCCTCCGGCGAGTGTTTGCCTTAATCTTTATTTGTATATGCATTCTAGTTATTTTTTGTACCACAAAATCTTGCCGTGCTTGATgccctcgcagcgccactcaccACGCCGTATTTCCACAGCTTCACACCGCAACTTTTGTTGGCTTCACACCAATTCCCATGATCATCACGCCACCACTGCCAACATCGCGTCGACTTTCATCGAGATGACAGCATCACACCGATTCTCGTCGAGCTGATGGCATCGCACCGTCGCCGCGCAACGGCATCAC includes:
- the LOC124689036 gene encoding uncharacterized protein LOC124689036: MDFPLDPVSSLPVYDASPAEAALGSLQGRDCVSSNAGPAAAGVTVLGDLVEGTSVGDLASGLDGADGPVPADSAESTGQGNPQSPGWTKRSVSGVHHQIKLSGKAHWRNRSDVS